One part of the Rothia sp. ZJ932 genome encodes these proteins:
- a CDS encoding (Fe-S)-binding protein — protein MRIALFSTCIVDGMYPKVARATVDILERLGHEVVYPQGQTCCSQMHVNSGYFDDAYTIVKNHVESFEEWDFDVAVAPSGSCVVALDHQQGMIAERKGDHDLARRANALAARTFELSELLIDVLGITNATEELGSYFPEHVTYHSSCHGMRLGKLGTRQSDLVRTVEGIKYTELEGLDQCCGFGGTFSFKNADTSGAMVEDKIENIENTGASLCTGGDASCLMNIGGALSRKSSAVQTIHFAEILASTKENPLKVEGLVSIAGGKK, from the coding sequence ATGCGTATTGCACTATTCTCAACGTGTATCGTCGATGGCATGTATCCAAAAGTTGCTCGGGCAACCGTGGATATTCTGGAGCGCCTGGGACACGAGGTTGTGTACCCGCAGGGTCAGACCTGCTGTTCACAGATGCACGTCAACTCAGGCTACTTCGATGATGCCTACACCATTGTTAAAAACCACGTTGAATCCTTCGAAGAGTGGGATTTCGACGTGGCTGTTGCCCCCTCAGGCTCCTGCGTCGTTGCACTGGATCACCAGCAGGGCATGATTGCTGAACGCAAGGGTGATCACGACCTTGCCCGCCGAGCTAACGCTCTTGCCGCTCGTACCTTTGAGCTCTCAGAACTGCTCATTGACGTTCTGGGCATTACTAACGCTACTGAGGAACTAGGCTCCTACTTTCCCGAGCACGTCACCTACCACAGCTCCTGCCACGGTATGCGCCTGGGTAAACTTGGCACCCGTCAGTCTGACTTGGTACGCACCGTTGAAGGCATCAAATACACCGAACTTGAAGGCCTGGATCAGTGCTGTGGCTTCGGCGGTACCTTCTCATTCAAGAACGCAGATACCTCCGGCGCTATGGTCGAAGACAAGATAGAAAACATCGAAAACACCGGCGCCTCACTGTGTACTGGCGGCGACGCGTCCTGCCTCATGAACATTGGCGGTGCGCTCTCCCGCAAGAGTTCAGCCGTGCAAACCATTCATTTTGCTGAAATTCTCGCGTCCACCAAAGAAAACCCCCTCAAAGTAGAGGGGCTCGTCTCAATCGCCGGAGGTAAGAAGTAA